The following proteins are encoded in a genomic region of Glycine max cultivar Williams 82 chromosome 18, Glycine_max_v4.0, whole genome shotgun sequence:
- the LOC100805741 gene encoding anaphase-promoting complex subunit 2 isoform X5 yields the protein MLVHALQSYKDQVSEDKHGFEGDRNYLTSKYQWIVSSVLMASLPRHFPVILHWYFKRKLEELSTIMDGEFGDDASQNKDCMDLDEKGKLCNKVGEMDVDECYNDHRFSENCKLVKNIGKVVLDLRNLGFTSTAEDAYASAIFLLLKAKVHDVAGDDFRSSVLQSIKSWIQAVPLQFLHALLVYLGDVVSYESTSSGLKSPLAPQPSSCCPGIDTPSEGLVRWKLRLEYFAYETLQDLRIAKLFEIIVDYPESSPAIEDLKLCLEYTGQHSKLVESFISALRYRLLTAGASTNDILHQYVSTIKALRTIDPAGVFLEAVGEPIRDYLRGRRDTIKCIVTMMTDGTGAHSSSSGNPGDSLLEELNRDEEIQENAGVDDDFNTDDRQAWINAMRWQPDPVEADPLKGSRNQRKVDILGMIVGIIGSKDQLVHEYRTMLAEKLLNKSNYDIDSEIRTLELLKIHFGESSLQKCEIMLNDLIGSKRINSNIKATINQPSQTSVELGDSAISMDVISATIISSNFWPPIQDEPLNLPEPVDQLLSDYAKRFNEIKTPRKLLWKKSLGTIKLELQFQDREMQFTVAPVHASIIMKFQDQPSWTSKKLAAAIGVPADVLNRRINFWISKGIIAESQGADSSDHVYTIVENMAEPSKNGASTGCAQELLGGEEEEERSVASVENQLRKEMTVYEKFILGMLTNFGSMALDRIHNTLKVRMVLVLYPLKKKRTVLHLHLYKCLDTDSTIKISYMIVLSQMFCIADPPYDKSLQQLQSFLSGLVSEEKLELRDGMYFLKK from the exons ATGTTGGTGCATGCTTTGCAATCTTACAAGGACCAGGTGTCAGAGGATAAGCATGGTTTTGAAGGAGACAGAAATTACCTTACCTCTAAGTATCAATGGATTGTCTCTTCTGTACTCATGGCCTCACTTCCTCGGCATTTCCCTG TTATACTGCATtggtattttaaaagaaaactggAGGAGTTGAGTACCATTATGGATGGAGAGTTCGGTGATGATGCATCTCAAAATAAGGATTGCATGGATTTAGATGAAAAAGGAAAACTATGCAACAAAGTTGGTGAAATGGATGTTGATGAGTGCTATAATGACCATAGGTTCTCGGAAAACTGTAAACTTGTGAAGAACATTGGAAAAGTTGTTCTTGATCTTAGGAATCTTGGATTTACTTCCACGGCTGAAGATGCTTATGCTTCTGCTATATTTTTACTACTGAAG GCAAAAGTACATGATGTAGCTGGTGATGATTTTCGGAGTTCTGTTTTACAATCTATCAAAAGCTGGATACAG GCTGTTCCTCTTCAGTTTCTTCATGCGCTTCTTGTCTATCTTGGTGATGTCGTTAGTTATGAGAGTACTTCATCAGGTCTGAAATCACCTTTGGCACCACAGCCATCTTCATGCTGTCCTGGAATTGATACTCCCTCTGAAGGGCTTGTGAGATGGAAGTTGCGGCTGGAATATTTTGCATATGAAACACTACAAGATTTAAGAATAGCCAAATTATTCGAGATAATTGTTGATTATCCTGAGAG CTCTCCTGCAATTGAAGACTTAAAATTGTGTCTTGAATACACTGGACAACATTCAAAGCTGGTGGAATCATTTATTTCAGCACTGCGTTATCGCTTGCTTACTGCAGGCGCCTCAACCAATGATATATTACACCAATATGTTTCAACTATCAAAGCACTTAGGACAATAGACCCTGCAGGTGTTTTCCTTGAGGCAGTTGGTGAACCCATAAGAGATTATTTAAGAGGAAGGAGAGATACCATAAAGTGCATAGTAACCATGATGACAGATGGGACTGGTGCACATTCAAGTTCATCTGGAAATCCTGGAGATAGCCTTCTCGAAGAGTTGAACAGAGATGAAGAGATTCAAGAGAATGCTGGTGTTGATGATGATTTTAACACTGATGATAGGCAAGCATGGATCAATGCCATGCG ATGGCAACCTGACCCTGTGGAAGCAGATCCATTAAAGGGAAGCAGAAACCAAAGGAAGGTTGACATCCTTGGGATGATTGTTGGCATAATTGGTTCAAAAGATCAATTAGTTCATGAATATCGAACTATGCTTGCCGAGAAActtctaaataaatcaaattatgaTATTGATTCAGAGATACGTACTTTAGAACTCCTCAAG ATACACTTTGGAGAGAGCAGCCTACAGAAATGTGAGATTATGCTCAATGATCTAATTGGCTCAAAGAGAATCAACAGTAACATTAAAGCTACCATAAATCAGCCATCTCAGACCA GTGTTGAATTGGGAGACAGTGCAATATCCATGGATGTAATTTCTGCTACTATCATATCTTCTAATTTCTGGCCTCCAATACAG GATGAGCCCCTTAACCTGCCTGAGCCTGTTGACCAGCTCCTATCTGATTATGCAAAGAGATTTAATGAAATCAAAACACCACGTAAGCTGCTGTGGAAAAAAAGTCTTGGAACCATCAAG CTGGAGTTGCAGTTTCAAGATAGGGAAATGCAATTCACAGTAGCACCTGTTCATGCATCTATCATTATGAAATTTCAAGATCAACCAAG TTGGACCTCTAAAAAGCTTGCAGCTGCTATTGGGGTACCTGCAGATGTTTTAAATCGGAGAATAAATTTCTGGATAAGCAAG GGAATCATTGCAGAGTCACAAGGGGCAGATTCCTCTGACCATGTATACACCATTGTGGAAAACATGGCTGAGCCAAGTAAGAATGGAGCCAGTACTGGTTGTGCTCAGGAACTTCTAGGAGGTGAAGAGGAGGAAGAGAGATCTGTGGCATCTGTGGAAAATCAACTTCGTAAGGAAATGACTGTATATGAG AAATTTATCCTGGGGATGCTCACAAACTTTGGTAGCATGGCATTAGATCGAATTCACAATACTCTCAAGGTAAGAATGGTTTTAGTCTTGTAccccctgaaaaaaaaaagaacagttTTACACCTTCACCTATATAAATGTTTGGACACAGATAGCACGATCAAGATTAGTTACATGATTGTATTGTCACAGATGTTTTGCATTGCCGATCCCCCATATGACAAGTCACTCCAGCAACTACAAAGCTTTTTATCTGGTCTAGTTTCTGAGGAGAAGTTAGAACTTCGGGATGGAATGTACTTTCTAAAGAAGTAG